In Acidobacteriota bacterium, one DNA window encodes the following:
- the lipA gene encoding lipoyl synthase, with amino-acid sequence MSADTRPRYGVTPRPEWLKVRVPAGGSESEIARLVEDKSLNTVCQEARCPNIFECWSVERTATFMLMGDVCTRHCGFCAVTQGLGRPLDPEEPRHVAEAVRTLGVAHAVVTSVNRDELPDGGAAHFAATIRAVRALAPGVTVEVLVPDFLGSAAALATVLDEAPEVLNHNTETVERLYRRVRPDAIYARSLELLARAAKRRDEKKKEKEKISLKVKSGVMVGLGESREELSETLRDLRACGVDVVTVGQYLQPHARRLPIERYYTPQEFDEIRREGEEMGFGVVESGPLVRSSYHARRALTAGSPS; translated from the coding sequence GTGAGTGCGGACACACGTCCCCGGTACGGCGTCACGCCGCGGCCCGAGTGGTTGAAGGTGCGCGTGCCGGCGGGCGGGTCCGAGTCCGAGATCGCCCGCCTCGTCGAAGACAAGAGCCTCAACACGGTCTGCCAGGAGGCCCGCTGCCCGAACATCTTCGAGTGCTGGAGCGTGGAGCGGACGGCCACCTTCATGCTGATGGGCGACGTCTGCACGCGGCACTGCGGCTTCTGCGCGGTGACGCAGGGCCTCGGCCGGCCCCTCGACCCCGAGGAGCCGCGACACGTCGCCGAGGCCGTGCGGACGCTCGGCGTCGCGCACGCCGTCGTGACATCCGTGAACCGCGACGAGCTGCCAGACGGGGGCGCCGCCCACTTCGCGGCGACGATCCGCGCCGTTCGCGCGCTCGCGCCCGGCGTGACGGTCGAGGTCCTCGTCCCGGACTTTCTCGGCAGCGCCGCCGCGCTCGCGACCGTCCTCGACGAGGCGCCGGAGGTTCTCAACCACAACACCGAAACCGTCGAGCGCCTCTACCGCCGCGTCCGGCCCGATGCGATCTACGCCCGGTCGCTCGAGCTGCTGGCTCGCGCCGCGAAGAGAAGAGATGAAAAGAAGAAGGAGAAAGAGAAGATTTCTTTGAAAGTTAAGAGCGGGGTCATGGTGGGTCTGGGCGAGTCGAGAGAGGAGCTCTCTGAGACTCTCCGCGATCTACGCGCCTGCGGCGTCGACGTCGTGACGGTGGGCCAGTACCTCCAGCCGCACGCGCGAAGGCTGCCCATCGAGCGGTACTACACGCCGCAGGAGTTCGACGAGATCCGGAGAGAGGGCGAGGAGATGGGGTTCGGCGTCGTCGAGTCGGGGCCGCTCGTCAGGTCGAGCTACCACGCGAGGAGAGCCCTTACGGCGGGCTCTCCCTCTTAA
- a CDS encoding YbjQ family protein, with translation MTSPMTTTTFTLDGYRIARTLGVVRGITVRSRSIFGTIGGSLQTLVGGNISLFTELCEKTRTEAFDMMLAHARDVGANAVVGVRYDATEVMQGVTEVLCYGTAVVVAPEAGSPPPPPLR, from the coding sequence ATGACCAGCCCGATGACCACGACCACGTTCACGCTCGACGGCTACCGCATCGCGCGCACGCTCGGCGTCGTGCGCGGGATCACCGTGCGCTCGCGCTCGATCTTCGGGACGATCGGCGGGTCGCTCCAGACGCTCGTCGGGGGGAACATCTCGCTCTTCACGGAGCTCTGCGAGAAGACCCGCACCGAGGCCTTCGACATGATGCTCGCGCACGCCCGGGACGTCGGCGCGAACGCGGTCGTCGGCGTGCGCTACGACGCGACGGAGGTCATGCAGGGCGTCACCGAGGTGCTCTGCTACGGGACGGCCGTCGTCGTGGCGCCGGAGGCGGGCTCTCCCCCGCCCCCGCCGCTGCGCTGA
- the lipB gene encoding lipoyl(octanoyl) transferase LipB, whose product MRRTDVVSLLAEGRISWDAAFALQKRAAERVKAGGPEALFLLEHADVVTVGRNAGLGELLVSEDFLRQKGIALRVADRGGKLTFHGPGQLVAYPILDLSPDRQDVRRYVRDLEEVLIRTARDFGVEAARSPAPERWASVWVGNDKLAAIGVHLSRWITTHGVALNVSTDLARFSLFVPCGIADGGVTSLAKTSGAPPPPLDAVARRFVSHFAEVFERETGDWLTGL is encoded by the coding sequence ATGCGCCGGACAGACGTCGTCTCGCTGCTCGCCGAGGGACGCATCTCGTGGGACGCGGCCTTCGCGCTGCAGAAGCGGGCCGCCGAGCGCGTGAAGGCGGGCGGGCCCGAGGCGCTCTTCCTCCTCGAGCACGCGGACGTCGTCACGGTGGGCCGCAACGCGGGCCTCGGAGAGCTTCTCGTCTCGGAGGACTTCCTCCGGCAGAAGGGCATCGCGCTCCGCGTCGCCGACCGCGGCGGCAAGCTCACGTTCCACGGGCCGGGCCAGCTCGTCGCGTATCCCATCCTCGACCTCTCCCCCGACCGGCAGGACGTGCGCCGGTACGTGCGGGATCTCGAGGAGGTCCTGATCCGCACGGCGCGCGACTTCGGCGTCGAGGCGGCGCGCAGCCCCGCGCCGGAGCGATGGGCGTCGGTGTGGGTGGGCAACGACAAGCTCGCCGCCATCGGCGTCCACCTCTCGCGCTGGATCACGACGCACGGCGTCGCGCTGAACGTCTCGACCGACCTCGCGCGGTTTTCCCTGTTCGTGCCTTGCGGCATCGCGGACGGCGGCGTGACGTCCCTCGCGAAGACTTCCGGCGCGCCGCCGCCGCCGCTCGACGCGGTGGCGCGCCGGTTCGTGTCTCACTTCGCCGAGGTCTTCGAGAGGGAGACGGGCGACTGGTTGACCGGCCTCTAG
- a CDS encoding 2-oxo acid dehydrogenase subunit E2 — protein MPTNVIMPQMGESIAEGTLTKWLKKTGDAVKRDEPLFEISTDKVDAEIPAPASGTLLEILVPEGQTVPINTVVALLAETGEAAAAAPAPSAPPAAPAVEERQREDSSKVQQQAPSAAPAYQAAAPAPAPSEKSPSSAPSPSYPPAPIAPPQPGESKEELLKRRSSPVVRAIAEDKGVDISQIPGTGISGRVTKQDIEAFLAGGTPAAASPAPVAAPAPAPSQRIPSSSPSPAPGPAPLAARPVEAPLAARPASTLAFPGGNVSIEPMTPMRKKIAQRMVESKQTSAHVTTVFEVDYSGIAKLRNRVKGRFEEQYGTKLTYLPFILRAAIAALKARPLVNASIVGDDVVFHKEVNLGIAVALDWGLIVPVIRRADDLSLVGLARAANDLASRARAKKLLPDEVAGGTFTVTNHGSFGSLFATPVINQPQVAIMGVGTIEKRAKVVEMPDGSDSLAIKTMGYVALTFDHRLIDGSEGDAFVNVVKSTLEQGTWPELE, from the coding sequence ATGCCGACGAACGTCATCATGCCGCAGATGGGCGAGTCGATCGCCGAGGGAACGCTCACCAAGTGGCTCAAGAAGACCGGCGACGCGGTCAAGCGCGACGAACCCCTCTTCGAAATCTCGACCGACAAAGTCGACGCCGAGATCCCCGCGCCCGCATCCGGCACTCTCCTCGAGATCCTCGTGCCTGAGGGACAGACGGTGCCGATCAATACCGTCGTGGCGCTGCTCGCGGAAACGGGAGAGGCTGCGGCAGCCGCACCCGCGCCTTCTGCACCGCCGGCTGCGCCGGCAGTGGAAGAAAGACAAAGAGAAGATTCTTCGAAGGTTCAGCAGCAGGCTCCCTCCGCGGCGCCGGCCTACCAGGCTGCTGCGCCCGCTCCCGCGCCTTCTGAGAAATCACCCTCTTCAGCCCCCTCTCCCTCATATCCCCCGGCTCCCATCGCGCCCCCCCAGCCCGGCGAGTCGAAGGAAGAGCTGCTCAAGCGGCGCTCCTCGCCCGTCGTCCGCGCGATCGCGGAGGACAAGGGCGTCGACATCTCGCAGATCCCCGGCACGGGGATCTCGGGCCGCGTGACGAAGCAGGACATCGAGGCGTTCCTGGCGGGCGGCACGCCTGCCGCGGCATCGCCGGCCCCCGTCGCCGCGCCCGCCCCCGCGCCTTCTCAAAGGATCCCCTCTTCGTCTCCTTCCCCCGCTCCCGGTCCCGCTCCCCTCGCGGCGCGTCCCGTCGAAGCGCCGCTCGCGGCGCGGCCGGCGTCCACGCTCGCGTTCCCGGGCGGCAACGTCTCGATCGAGCCCATGACGCCGATGCGCAAGAAGATCGCCCAGCGCATGGTCGAGTCCAAGCAGACCTCCGCGCACGTCACGACGGTCTTCGAGGTCGACTACTCGGGGATCGCGAAGCTCCGCAACCGCGTGAAGGGCCGCTTCGAGGAGCAGTACGGCACGAAGCTGACGTACCTGCCGTTCATCCTCCGCGCGGCGATCGCGGCGCTGAAGGCGCGCCCGCTCGTGAACGCCTCGATCGTGGGCGACGACGTCGTGTTCCACAAGGAAGTGAACCTCGGGATCGCCGTCGCGCTCGACTGGGGCCTCATCGTCCCGGTCATCCGCCGCGCGGACGACCTCTCGCTCGTGGGCCTTGCGCGCGCCGCGAACGACCTTGCGTCGCGCGCGCGCGCGAAGAAGCTCCTCCCGGACGAGGTCGCGGGCGGGACGTTCACGGTCACGAACCACGGGTCCTTCGGGTCGCTGTTCGCCACGCCCGTCATCAACCAGCCCCAGGTCGCGATCATGGGCGTCGGCACGATCGAGAAGCGCGCCAAGGTCGTCGAGATGCCGGACGGCTCCGACTCGCTCGCGATCAAGACGATGGGCTACGTCGCTCTCACGTTCGACCACCGCCTGATCGACGGCTCCGAGGGCGACGCGTTCGTGAACGTCGTGAAGTCGACGCTCGAACAGGGGACCTGGCCCGAGCTGGAGTAG
- a CDS encoding type VI secretion system tube protein Hcp, which produces MRKSAFLVIGLVLAAALAAPAFGAPIYMQYEGVPGEASASGHDKWIEISSIQWAPPPPAVPRAPAPAGVAVGGPGRLSLVKRTDKASPLLSKAAATGKLVPAVQIDVPKTSGGGSNAYLRYELKNVMVSSFSVGSGGAGGAAPTESLSLNFTKIEFRYDEQKVPPKVLAPYKASTVKQ; this is translated from the coding sequence ATGCGAAAGTCCGCTTTTCTGGTCATCGGCCTCGTTCTTGCCGCCGCCCTCGCCGCGCCGGCCTTCGGGGCCCCCATCTACATGCAGTACGAGGGTGTTCCGGGCGAGGCGTCGGCGTCGGGACACGACAAGTGGATCGAGATAAGCTCGATTCAGTGGGCACCGCCGCCGCCCGCCGTCCCGCGGGCGCCGGCGCCGGCCGGGGTGGCCGTCGGGGGTCCCGGCAGACTCTCCCTCGTGAAGAGAACCGACAAGGCGTCGCCGCTCCTGAGCAAGGCGGCCGCCACCGGAAAGCTCGTGCCGGCGGTCCAGATCGACGTCCCGAAGACCAGCGGCGGGGGCTCGAACGCCTACCTGCGCTACGAGCTGAAGAACGTCATGGTCAGCTCATTCAGTGTGGGTTCCGGTGGCGCCGGCGGCGCGGCCCCGACGGAATCGCTGTCGCTCAACTTCACCAAGATCGAGTTCAGGTACGACGAGCAGAAGGTCCCGCCGAAGGTCTTGGCCCCTTACAAGGCTTCCACCGTGAAGCAGTGA
- the asd gene encoding aspartate-semialdehyde dehydrogenase produces the protein MSRPDSRIPVAVLGATGAVGQRLVSLLEGHPQFVLAEVAASERSAGKTYAEATRWILPGDIPKEARSLVVTQVDVDFASPVLLSGLDAAVADTIEPLQAGRGKLVVSNTKSFRMRPDVPLVIPEVNADHLALLDGQPTRASGGGIVTNPNCSVVGLAMALAPLHRAFGIEAVAVTTLQALSGAGYPGVPSLDSNANVIPFIDGEEEKIEREPKKILGRLEGGRVVDADFPISVSVNRVPVRDGHTESVFLKLRAKASVLDVRAALEEFSGEPQRLKLPSAPARPIVVRDERDRPQPIRDVEAGRGMTVTVGRLRPDPFYDVRFTLLVHNTVRGAAGAALLNAELLLAQGRLAARTAAR, from the coding sequence ATGTCACGACCCGATTCCCGCATCCCCGTGGCCGTCCTCGGCGCGACCGGCGCCGTGGGGCAGCGCCTCGTTTCCTTGCTCGAAGGGCACCCGCAGTTCGTCCTCGCCGAGGTCGCCGCTTCCGAGCGGTCCGCGGGGAAGACATACGCCGAGGCGACGCGCTGGATCCTTCCGGGCGACATTCCGAAGGAAGCGCGCAGCCTCGTCGTGACGCAGGTGGACGTCGACTTTGCCTCGCCGGTGCTCCTCTCGGGCCTCGACGCGGCCGTCGCCGACACGATCGAGCCTCTGCAGGCGGGACGCGGCAAGCTCGTCGTCTCCAACACGAAGTCGTTCCGGATGCGGCCCGACGTGCCGCTCGTGATTCCCGAGGTGAACGCGGACCACCTCGCCCTCCTCGACGGTCAGCCGACGCGCGCGTCCGGCGGCGGCATCGTGACGAACCCGAACTGCTCGGTCGTGGGGCTCGCGATGGCGCTCGCGCCGCTGCACCGCGCGTTCGGCATCGAGGCCGTCGCCGTCACGACGCTGCAGGCGCTTTCGGGCGCGGGCTACCCGGGCGTCCCGTCGCTGGACTCGAACGCGAACGTGATCCCGTTCATCGACGGCGAGGAGGAGAAGATCGAGCGCGAGCCGAAGAAGATCCTCGGGCGGCTCGAGGGCGGGCGCGTCGTGGACGCGGACTTCCCGATCAGCGTCTCCGTGAACCGCGTGCCCGTGCGCGACGGCCACACGGAGTCGGTCTTCCTCAAGCTCAGGGCGAAGGCGTCCGTGCTGGACGTGAGGGCCGCCCTCGAGGAGTTCTCGGGCGAGCCGCAGCGGCTGAAGCTCCCTTCGGCGCCGGCGCGGCCCATCGTCGTGCGCGACGAGCGCGACCGGCCGCAGCCGATCCGCGACGTAGAGGCCGGACGCGGGATGACCGTGACGGTCGGACGCCTGCGGCCCGACCCCTTCTACGACGTGCGCTTCACCCTGCTCGTCCACAACACGGTCCGCGGCGCGGCGGGCGCGGCGCTCCTGAACGCCGAGCTCCTCCTGGCGCAGGGCCGCCTCGCGGCGCGAACGGCGGCGCGGTGA
- a CDS encoding AAA family ATPase translates to MAETPVRGPERLRRALLGGYPLLYVVSWEEQRVERAVQALAQKFYEKPVPYSVWTCVDGLVSGSERRPDTADPIKALDAILADPSPGFILMKDLTAHLVRPEVIRRLRDAYRALRGRGRFLILVSPRLVVPDDLRKEIYVLDYDLPDETEILVLLGQLGKRFFGEKGLAEADAKKLAMALKGLTSDETEHVVSKVFSRRQVFDDVGYFEVLAEKEQATRKDGVLEFVPPRFSLADIGGLENLKEWLIKRKNLFTKEALDAGMPVPKGILMMGMSGCGKSLSVKAISALWNLPLFRLDMNLVFGTDNPEQTFERALRTVESLSPALLWIDEIEMAITGGREAGQGDASLGRIFSTFLTWMQEKQGLVFVAATANRIHLLPAEVIRKGRFDQVFFVDLPNENERKQIFNVHVKKVGGDPSLFDVVFLAKATKGFVGSEIEALVQAAAIEAYNQGRKLSEDDLSKMITDTVPLSRTMDEQIKAIKSWAHDRAMPASKA, encoded by the coding sequence ATGGCCGAAACACCGGTCCGGGGTCCGGAGCGTCTGAGACGCGCGCTCCTCGGCGGATATCCGCTCCTGTACGTCGTTTCGTGGGAAGAGCAGCGCGTCGAGCGCGCCGTCCAGGCGCTCGCCCAGAAGTTCTACGAGAAGCCCGTGCCTTACTCGGTGTGGACCTGCGTGGACGGCCTCGTGAGCGGCTCCGAGCGGCGGCCCGACACGGCGGACCCCATCAAGGCCCTCGACGCGATCCTCGCGGACCCCAGTCCCGGGTTCATCCTCATGAAGGACCTCACGGCCCACCTCGTCCGTCCCGAGGTCATCCGCCGGCTCCGGGACGCCTACCGGGCGCTCCGGGGGCGGGGCCGGTTTCTCATCCTCGTGTCGCCCCGGCTCGTCGTCCCCGACGACCTCCGCAAGGAGATTTACGTCCTCGACTACGACCTGCCCGACGAGACCGAGATCCTCGTTCTCCTCGGGCAACTCGGAAAGCGCTTCTTCGGCGAGAAGGGCCTCGCCGAGGCCGACGCGAAGAAGCTCGCCATGGCGCTCAAGGGGCTGACCTCCGACGAGACGGAGCACGTCGTCTCCAAGGTGTTCTCGCGGCGCCAGGTGTTCGACGACGTCGGGTACTTCGAGGTCCTCGCGGAGAAGGAGCAGGCGACGCGGAAGGACGGCGTCCTCGAGTTCGTGCCGCCGCGCTTCTCCCTCGCCGACATCGGCGGGCTCGAGAACCTCAAGGAATGGCTCATCAAGCGGAAGAACCTGTTCACGAAGGAAGCGCTCGACGCCGGCATGCCGGTTCCGAAGGGCATCCTCATGATGGGGATGTCGGGCTGCGGCAAGTCGCTCTCCGTCAAGGCGATCTCCGCGCTCTGGAACCTCCCGCTGTTCCGCCTCGACATGAACCTCGTCTTCGGGACCGACAACCCCGAGCAGACTTTCGAGCGCGCGCTCAGGACGGTCGAGTCCCTCTCGCCGGCGCTCCTGTGGATCGACGAGATCGAGATGGCCATCACGGGCGGGCGCGAGGCGGGCCAGGGCGACGCCTCGCTCGGGCGCATCTTCTCGACGTTTCTGACCTGGATGCAGGAAAAGCAGGGCCTCGTCTTCGTCGCGGCGACCGCGAACCGGATCCACCTGCTTCCGGCCGAGGTCATCCGCAAGGGCCGCTTCGACCAGGTCTTCTTCGTCGACCTGCCGAACGAGAACGAGCGCAAGCAGATCTTCAACGTGCACGTGAAGAAGGTCGGCGGGGACCCCAGCCTCTTCGACGTCGTGTTCCTCGCGAAGGCCACGAAGGGGTTCGTCGGGTCGGAGATCGAGGCCCTCGTGCAGGCCGCCGCGATCGAGGCCTACAACCAGGGCCGCAAGCTCTCCGAGGACGACCTTTCCAAGATGATCACGGACACGGTCCCGCTCTCGCGGACCATGGACGAGCAGATCAAGGCGATCAAGAGCTGGGCGCACGACCGGGCGATGCCGGCGTCGAAGGCCTGA
- a CDS encoding thiamine pyrophosphate-dependent dehydrogenase E1 component subunit alpha: MTTSLSPERLKDLYRTMLLNRLLEERLVNLYRQGKVVGGLYRSLGQEATSVATAFALEPGDLLAPLIRNLGSVLARGIPARDVLTQYLARATSPSLGKDANLHFSVPEKGVYSPIAMLGTLVPVVSGMLLAERMKGNRVVGMTYLGDGGTSVGAFHEGINFAAVQKLPLVLVVEFNGWAYSTPFEKQCAARTLADKAVGYGIRGEVVDGNDAIAVHEVTRAAVERARAGGGPTLLECKTYRMKGHAEHDAQAYVDPKELAEWREKDPLPRLERFLVESGNASAADLRAAHEEIERSLDADVAFAEASPFPDPSLAFRGVWADESIGERARAGVFTGGL; the protein is encoded by the coding sequence ATGACGACGTCCCTCTCCCCCGAGCGCCTGAAGGACCTCTACCGCACGATGCTGCTGAACCGGCTGCTCGAGGAGCGCTTGGTGAACCTCTATCGGCAGGGCAAGGTCGTCGGAGGGCTGTACCGCTCGCTCGGGCAGGAGGCGACGTCGGTGGCGACAGCGTTCGCCCTGGAGCCTGGCGACCTCCTCGCTCCGCTCATCCGCAACCTCGGCTCGGTTCTCGCGCGCGGGATTCCAGCCCGCGACGTCCTCACGCAGTACCTCGCGCGCGCGACGTCGCCCTCCCTCGGCAAGGACGCGAACCTGCACTTCTCCGTTCCTGAGAAGGGCGTCTATTCCCCCATCGCGATGCTTGGGACGCTCGTCCCGGTGGTCTCCGGGATGCTCCTCGCCGAGCGGATGAAGGGAAACCGCGTCGTCGGGATGACGTACCTCGGCGACGGCGGAACGTCCGTGGGCGCCTTCCACGAGGGAATCAACTTCGCGGCGGTCCAGAAGCTGCCGCTCGTCCTCGTCGTCGAGTTCAACGGATGGGCGTACTCCACGCCCTTCGAGAAGCAGTGCGCCGCCAGGACGCTTGCGGACAAGGCCGTCGGTTACGGCATCCGTGGCGAAGTCGTCGACGGCAACGACGCGATCGCGGTCCACGAAGTCACGCGCGCGGCCGTCGAGCGCGCCCGCGCGGGCGGCGGGCCGACGCTCCTCGAGTGCAAGACGTACCGGATGAAGGGCCACGCCGAGCACGACGCGCAGGCCTACGTCGACCCGAAGGAGCTCGCCGAGTGGCGGGAGAAGGACCCGCTCCCGCGGCTCGAGAGGTTCCTCGTCGAGTCCGGAAACGCGTCCGCCGCCGACCTGCGCGCCGCGCACGAGGAGATCGAGCGCTCGCTCGACGCGGACGTCGCGTTCGCGGAGGCGTCGCCCTTCCCCGACCCGTCGCTCGCCTTCCGGGGAGTCTGGGCCGACGAGTCGATCGGCGAGCGGGCCCGCGCGGGCGTCTTCACGGGAGGCCTCTGA
- a CDS encoding ferredoxin, with protein sequence MANKDDRYPENAPGKFYVDTQCIDCDVCRVTAPNNFTREEEKGYSYVNKAASTPEEEAQCQEAMDSCPVEAIGNDGE encoded by the coding sequence ATGGCGAACAAGGACGACCGCTACCCGGAAAACGCACCTGGCAAGTTCTACGTGGACACCCAGTGCATCGACTGCGACGTGTGCCGCGTTACGGCCCCGAACAACTTCACCCGGGAGGAAGAGAAGGGCTACTCGTACGTCAACAAGGCGGCCTCGACGCCCGAGGAAGAGGCCCAGTGCCAGGAGGCGATGGACTCCTGCCCGGTTGAGGCCATTGGGAACGATGGCGAATAG
- a CDS encoding alpha-ketoacid dehydrogenase subunit beta yields MADPRVARGGVTYTLTGDGSGVETTYLDAIRQALFEEMERDERVFVLGEDVGVYGGAFKATEGLLERFGPARVLDTPLAEEAIVGAAIGAAMRGLRPVAEMQFIDFISRAFDLLTNFAAKNRYRTGIGVPLVVRGPSGAGVHGGPYHSQSPEMYFVKTPGLKVVAPATAADARGLLKASIRDDDPVIFLEHKFLYRRVRDRLVPGEDAGTLGKAAVRRPGTDLTIVTYGAMLWTALEAAPALEVDGISPEILDLRTLMPWDEDAVLTSVKKTGKCLILHEDTRTAGIGAEISATITEKAFEWLDAPILRVTAPDTPVPYSPPLEEAFLPNAKTLLAAARHLARY; encoded by the coding sequence ATGGCCGACCCGCGCGTCGCGCGAGGCGGCGTCACGTACACGCTCACCGGCGACGGCTCCGGCGTCGAGACCACGTACCTCGACGCGATCCGGCAGGCCCTCTTCGAGGAGATGGAGCGCGACGAGCGCGTGTTCGTCCTCGGCGAGGACGTCGGCGTTTACGGCGGCGCATTCAAGGCGACCGAGGGGCTCCTCGAGCGCTTCGGCCCCGCGCGCGTCCTGGACACGCCGCTCGCCGAGGAGGCGATCGTCGGCGCCGCCATCGGCGCCGCGATGCGCGGGCTCCGGCCGGTCGCCGAGATGCAGTTCATCGACTTCATCTCGCGCGCGTTCGACCTCCTCACGAACTTCGCCGCGAAGAACCGCTACCGGACCGGGATCGGCGTCCCGCTCGTCGTGCGCGGCCCCTCGGGCGCGGGCGTCCACGGCGGGCCGTACCACTCGCAGTCGCCCGAGATGTACTTCGTCAAGACGCCGGGACTGAAGGTCGTCGCGCCGGCGACCGCCGCCGACGCGCGCGGACTCCTCAAGGCCTCGATCCGCGACGACGACCCGGTCATCTTCCTCGAGCACAAGTTCCTCTATCGTCGCGTGCGCGACCGGCTCGTCCCCGGCGAGGATGCCGGGACGCTCGGCAAGGCCGCCGTCCGGCGTCCCGGGACGGACCTCACGATCGTGACGTACGGCGCGATGCTCTGGACGGCGCTCGAAGCCGCTCCCGCGCTCGAGGTGGACGGCATCTCGCCCGAGATCCTCGACCTGCGCACGCTGATGCCGTGGGACGAGGACGCCGTCCTGACCTCCGTGAAGAAGACCGGCAAGTGCCTGATCCTCCACGAGGACACGCGAACCGCGGGGATCGGCGCCGAGATCTCCGCGACGATCACGGAGAAGGCGTTCGAATGGCTGGACGCTCCGATCCTGCGCGTGACGGCGCCGGACACGCCGGTGCCGTACTCTCCACCTCTGGAGGAGGCGTTCCTCCCCAACGCGAAGACCCTGCTGGCCGCCGCGCGGCACCTGGCGCGCTACTGA
- a CDS encoding LON peptidase substrate-binding domain-containing protein has product MSGRRLVRLFPLPNVVLLPGTTIPLHVFEPRYRRMLADALDSDRLIGMQLLKPGDSGAGERPAVYSIGCAGEVVHHEPLEDGRSNILLRGAFRYRIDSEPPTDTPYRIAEITPIAIAPLPPADGAGRTPRDLRRALADRLRRLADGVGRAAARELPVRLSDEGLVNEAIGRLGLEPEEAYQLLAMDRLEERYEWTLAHIEGVQRRLDFLSPFRRPAGDPRWN; this is encoded by the coding sequence ATGTCCGGGCGCCGCCTCGTCCGCCTCTTCCCGCTCCCGAACGTCGTCCTCCTGCCCGGGACGACGATCCCGCTGCACGTCTTCGAGCCCCGCTACCGCCGGATGCTGGCGGACGCGCTCGATTCGGACCGGCTGATCGGCATGCAGCTTCTCAAGCCCGGCGACTCCGGCGCCGGTGAGCGCCCCGCCGTGTATTCCATCGGCTGTGCGGGAGAGGTCGTTCACCACGAGCCGCTGGAAGACGGCCGCTCGAACATCCTCCTCCGCGGCGCGTTCCGTTACCGGATCGACTCCGAACCGCCCACCGATACGCCGTACCGCATCGCCGAGATCACGCCGATCGCGATCGCCCCGCTGCCCCCGGCCGACGGCGCCGGCCGGACACCGCGGGACCTCCGGCGAGCGCTCGCGGACCGCCTGCGGCGCCTCGCGGACGGAGTCGGCCGGGCGGCGGCCCGGGAGCTTCCCGTGCGCCTCTCGGACGAGGGCCTCGTCAACGAGGCGATCGGACGTCTCGGGCTCGAGCCGGAGGAGGCGTATCAGCTCCTCGCGATGGATCGGCTCGAGGAGCGCTACGAGTGGACGCTCGCGCACATCGAGGGCGTCCAGCGGCGCCTGGACTTTCTTTCCCCGTTCCGGCGTCCGGCAGGAGACCCCCGTTGGAACTGA